From Streptosporangium album, the proteins below share one genomic window:
- a CDS encoding LacI family DNA-binding transcriptional regulator: protein MSSNRPSPAQPPTLRDVAEAAGVHPATVSRALNPKTRTQVGAETVRRVQRVAKALGYQPNPIARSLKTSRSNTIGLIIPDLTNPLFPPIVRGIESVLEPGGYSSLIVNTDNDPERERVKIESLRSRQVEGLIVATARLDHPLLVELHEQGVRMVLVNRRVEDLEIPYVTADDVTGVTLAVERLARLGHTRIAHLSGPQTTSTGVARARAFRHAVRDQGLEDDPSLIAECAHWSEADGAHALRLLLDRGAQFTAVVAGNDLIALGCYDVFAERGISCPEDMSVVGFNDMPFLDKLRPALTSVRIPHHDIGVEAAHTLLECIEEPARPPRSLLLPVSLVVRDSTARANERRL, encoded by the coding sequence ATGAGCTCCAACCGGCCTTCCCCCGCGCAGCCGCCGACTCTCCGCGACGTCGCCGAGGCCGCCGGAGTCCACCCCGCCACAGTGTCGCGGGCGCTGAATCCCAAGACCCGCACCCAGGTCGGCGCCGAGACCGTGCGGCGGGTGCAGCGGGTGGCCAAGGCGCTGGGATACCAGCCGAACCCGATCGCGCGCAGCCTGAAGACCTCCAGGTCGAACACCATCGGGCTGATCATCCCCGACCTCACCAACCCGCTGTTCCCGCCGATCGTCCGCGGCATCGAGAGCGTGCTCGAACCGGGCGGCTACAGCTCCCTGATCGTCAATACCGACAACGACCCCGAGCGCGAGCGGGTCAAGATCGAGTCCCTGCGCTCACGCCAGGTGGAGGGGCTCATCGTCGCCACCGCCAGGCTCGACCATCCGCTCCTCGTCGAGCTGCACGAGCAGGGCGTTCGCATGGTGCTGGTCAACCGCAGGGTCGAGGACCTGGAGATCCCGTACGTCACGGCCGATGACGTCACCGGGGTGACGCTGGCCGTCGAACGCCTGGCCAGGCTGGGGCACACCCGCATCGCCCACCTCTCCGGACCGCAGACCACCTCGACCGGAGTGGCCAGAGCGCGGGCCTTCCGCCACGCCGTACGCGACCAGGGTCTGGAGGACGATCCGTCGCTCATCGCAGAGTGCGCGCACTGGAGCGAGGCCGACGGCGCCCACGCGCTGCGCCTGCTGCTCGACAGGGGGGCACAATTCACGGCGGTCGTCGCGGGCAACGACCTCATCGCACTGGGCTGCTACGACGTGTTCGCCGAGCGCGGCATCTCGTGCCCGGAGGACATGAGCGTGGTGGGCTTCAACGACATGCCCTTCCTGGACAAGCTCCGCCCGGCGCTGACCTCCGTCCGCATACCACACCACGACATCGGCGTGGAGGCGGCGCACACGCTGCTCGAGTGCATCGAGGAGCCCGCGCGGCCCCCGCGCTCGCTGCTGCTTCCCGTGTCCCTGGTGGTCCGCGACTCCACGGCGCGCGCGAACGAGCGCCGGCTTTGA
- a CDS encoding branched-chain amino acid ABC transporter ATP-binding protein/permease yields MRRVVVAVCLAGLLLYPVVNPWQPYPQAVLLLAFLLAIQASGWNIISGYAGYISLGHSMFLGLGSYTVGILATRWGVNPLLVAPLGGVTAVVIALLIGSVVLRTRGHVFVIITIAMLLAAQVLVTNAGSLTQGSDGITLELPFWSRDYQNIPFYYLFLGLLVVTVAFSGWLRRTKFGTGLVAIREDEGKAASIGVNTTRSKVTAYAASAFFIGVAGGVYAYYLTFINPAGSFAILGSVTIVLAALAGGRGTLYGPVVGAFLVQLLSEAATVYGGGTQARVLMFGLALVIVVLFLPRGILPTVQDWWRRRHPVAVQYTDQEGALSRAAATIVEPVRREPGKPLLEVRGVSKRFGGLTAVDNADLTVREGSITALIGPNGSGKTTLFNLISGGLTADSGEIRFDGQRIDTLPPWTRGHLGLGRTYQVTRLFKNMTVQENVVAPLPDARWRTMLSGAVKGHEAERARELLDLVGLGRMAHQPAGALSYGQQKLVELAQVLMLEPRLILLDEPAGGVNPSLLDRLTEVIREVNARGVTFLVVEHNIPLVLDLCDPVIVFSRGAALAEGPPEIIRQDPLVLDAYLGEAVV; encoded by the coding sequence ATGAGGCGCGTCGTGGTGGCCGTCTGCCTGGCCGGGCTGCTGCTCTACCCGGTGGTCAACCCGTGGCAGCCGTACCCGCAGGCGGTCCTGCTGCTCGCGTTCCTGCTCGCCATTCAGGCGTCGGGCTGGAACATCATCTCCGGGTACGCCGGATACATCTCGCTGGGCCACAGCATGTTCCTCGGCCTCGGCTCGTACACGGTGGGCATCCTGGCCACGCGCTGGGGCGTCAACCCGCTGCTGGTCGCGCCACTCGGCGGAGTGACGGCCGTGGTCATCGCGCTGCTGATCGGCTCGGTGGTGCTCAGGACCAGGGGGCACGTCTTCGTGATCATCACGATCGCGATGCTGCTGGCCGCGCAGGTCCTGGTGACGAACGCCGGGAGCCTCACCCAGGGGTCCGACGGGATCACGCTTGAGCTGCCGTTCTGGAGCCGCGACTACCAGAACATCCCCTTCTACTACCTGTTCCTCGGCCTGCTGGTGGTGACGGTCGCGTTCAGCGGCTGGCTCCGGCGGACCAAGTTCGGGACCGGGCTGGTCGCGATCCGCGAAGACGAGGGCAAGGCGGCCTCGATCGGCGTCAACACCACCAGGTCCAAGGTCACGGCGTACGCGGCGAGCGCGTTCTTCATCGGCGTCGCCGGTGGCGTCTACGCCTATTACCTGACGTTCATCAATCCGGCCGGGTCGTTCGCGATCCTCGGCAGCGTGACCATCGTGCTGGCCGCGCTCGCCGGCGGCCGGGGCACGCTGTACGGGCCGGTGGTGGGCGCCTTCCTCGTTCAGCTGCTGAGCGAGGCGGCCACGGTGTACGGCGGCGGTACGCAGGCGCGGGTGCTGATGTTCGGGCTGGCGCTGGTGATCGTGGTGCTCTTCCTGCCACGCGGCATCCTGCCGACCGTCCAGGACTGGTGGCGGCGACGCCATCCGGTGGCCGTGCAGTACACCGATCAGGAGGGCGCGCTGAGCAGGGCAGCGGCCACGATCGTCGAACCCGTCCGCAGGGAGCCGGGTAAGCCCCTGCTGGAGGTCCGCGGGGTGAGCAAGCGGTTCGGCGGCCTTACCGCCGTCGACAACGCGGACCTGACCGTACGGGAGGGGTCCATCACCGCACTGATCGGGCCCAACGGGTCGGGCAAGACGACGCTGTTCAACCTGATCAGCGGCGGCCTGACCGCCGACTCCGGCGAGATCCGGTTCGACGGGCAGCGCATCGACACCCTGCCGCCCTGGACAAGAGGCCACCTCGGGCTGGGCCGCACCTACCAGGTGACCCGGCTGTTCAAGAATATGACGGTCCAGGAGAACGTGGTCGCCCCGCTGCCCGACGCGCGCTGGCGGACGATGCTGTCCGGCGCGGTGAAGGGGCACGAGGCGGAGCGCGCCCGCGAACTGCTCGACCTCGTCGGCCTCGGCCGGATGGCGCACCAGCCCGCGGGGGCGCTGTCGTACGGACAGCAGAAGCTGGTGGAGCTGGCTCAGGTGCTGATGCTGGAGCCCCGGCTGATCCTGCTGGACGAGCCGGCGGGCGGGGTGAACCCCAGCCTGCTCGACCGGCTCACCGAGGTGATCCGCGAGGTGAACGCGCGCGGCGTGACGTTCCTCGTCGTCGAGCACAACATCCCGCTCGTGCTCGACCTGTGCGACCCGGTCATCGTGTTCTCGCGCGGCGCCGCGCTCGCCGAGGGACCGCCGGAGATCATCAGGCAGGACCCGCTGGTCCTGGACGCCTACCTGGGAGAGGCGGTGGTGTAG
- a CDS encoding ABC transporter ATP-binding protein: protein MLTMKRVVAGYGGGRVLHGVDLECARQTITCIVGPNGAGKSTVLRVISGLLTPTEGEITVDGGPIAGRSAEEILRRGITQVPQSHALFPAMSVQENVLMGGYLIRRDRKLLRERLDLVRARVPLVAERANDSAGNLSGGQRRMVEIARCLMLDPGMILLDEPSLGLDPRSLAGVADLINELNRDGVTVLLVEQNVRLGLGLATHGVVMEGGRVRLTGTAAEIKNHPEIASLYLGKEPTT from the coding sequence ATGCTCACGATGAAGAGAGTCGTCGCGGGGTACGGCGGCGGCCGCGTCCTGCACGGGGTCGACCTGGAGTGTGCCAGGCAGACCATCACCTGCATCGTCGGGCCCAACGGCGCGGGCAAGTCGACCGTCCTGCGCGTCATCAGCGGGCTGCTCACGCCCACCGAGGGCGAGATCACCGTGGACGGCGGGCCGATCGCCGGCCGCAGCGCCGAGGAGATCCTGCGCCGCGGCATCACCCAGGTGCCGCAGTCTCACGCGCTGTTCCCCGCCATGTCGGTGCAGGAGAACGTGCTGATGGGCGGCTACCTGATCCGCCGCGACCGAAAGCTGCTGCGCGAGCGGCTGGACTTGGTCAGGGCGCGGGTCCCGCTGGTGGCGGAGCGGGCGAACGACAGCGCGGGCAACCTCAGCGGCGGCCAGCGGCGGATGGTGGAGATCGCCCGCTGCCTCATGCTCGACCCCGGGATGATCCTGCTGGACGAGCCGTCCCTGGGACTCGACCCGCGCAGCCTGGCGGGTGTCGCCGACCTGATCAACGAGCTAAACCGCGACGGCGTCACCGTGCTGCTGGTCGAGCAGAACGTACGGCTGGGCCTCGGCCTTGCCACGCACGGCGTGGTGATGGAGGGCGGCAGGGTCCGCCTGACCGGCACCGCCGCCGAGATCAAGAACCATCCGGAGATCGCATCTCTCTATCTCGGAAAGGAACCGACCACATGA
- a CDS encoding NAD(P)-dependent oxidoreductase: protein MTKRMTDTRIGWIGTGRMGLAMAGRLAKAGMDLTAWNRTAAKAEPLKKHGAEVCETIADLRDRDVVFTMVSTSADLEEVLRALLDGADRLPGVVVDCSTVSPESSETMRDLCERHHVGFLAAPVSGNAKVVESGGLSLVASGPRETYDQVAPLLKLIGRSVTYVGEGETARLVKIAHNLMLGVVTQCLAEITVLAEKGGVPRHAFLDFLNNSVMGSVFTRYKTPAFVNLDYTPTFTPVLLLKDFDLGLAAAHRLGVPMPVTESAADLVRTCVGSGRVDEDFAVLLDLQAEASGLKLEPENVTVDDGLVRS, encoded by the coding sequence ATGACCAAGCGCATGACCGACACGAGGATCGGCTGGATCGGCACCGGCCGCATGGGCCTGGCGATGGCGGGGCGGCTCGCCAAGGCGGGTATGGACCTGACCGCCTGGAACCGTACCGCGGCCAAGGCCGAGCCGCTCAAGAAGCACGGCGCGGAGGTGTGCGAGACGATCGCGGACCTGCGTGACAGGGATGTGGTGTTCACCATGGTCTCCACCTCCGCCGACCTGGAGGAGGTGCTGCGCGCGCTCCTGGACGGGGCGGACCGGCTCCCCGGCGTCGTCGTCGACTGCTCCACGGTCTCTCCCGAGTCGTCGGAGACGATGCGGGACCTGTGCGAGCGGCACCACGTCGGCTTCCTGGCGGCTCCCGTCAGCGGGAACGCCAAGGTCGTCGAGTCCGGCGGGCTGAGCCTGGTCGCCTCGGGGCCCCGAGAGACCTATGACCAGGTGGCTCCCCTGCTGAAGCTCATCGGCAGGTCGGTGACGTACGTCGGCGAGGGCGAGACGGCTCGTCTGGTGAAGATCGCGCACAACCTGATGCTCGGCGTGGTCACTCAGTGCCTGGCCGAGATCACCGTGCTGGCCGAGAAGGGCGGGGTGCCGCGCCACGCCTTCCTCGACTTCCTCAACAACAGCGTCATGGGCTCGGTCTTCACCCGCTACAAGACGCCCGCGTTCGTGAACCTCGACTACACCCCGACGTTCACGCCCGTCCTGCTGCTCAAGGACTTCGACCTGGGGCTGGCCGCGGCGCACCGGCTCGGCGTGCCCATGCCGGTCACGGAGTCGGCGGCGGACCTCGTGCGGACGTGCGTCGGCAGCGGCCGGGTGGACGAGGACTTCGCCGTCCTGCTCGACCTGCAGGCGGAGGCGTCGGGGTTGAAGCTCGAACCCGAGAACGTCACCGTCGACGACGGGCTGGTCCGCTCGTGA
- a CDS encoding amino acid ABC transporter substrate-binding protein, protein MKRSRAASALAGVAIATLAACGQPPSATRGGDIVIGVSLPLSGDFAQPGGEAKRGYEVWRDQVNAKGGVLGRKVQLKIVDDASNQDTVVADYTKLITQDRVDLVLGTFSSLLNYPASAVAEKNQMVFIEPAGGSAKMFQRGFKYLFFAQPAAGGHQADVVASWIGSLPTAQRPKTAAYPSQDDPFSKPVIDSLRTQLEALGVRTVHTSVYPGDTTNFQTLAGTLAAAKPDLIAQGAVFEDGVGLVRSLKQLGYSPKMLFQTTAPSNAGQYSEGVGEANTEGVLYTVSWNEKAATPHNAEFAAAYRKTYGGPPSEDAADAFAAAQVLQTATEKVGAVDQDKIRDWLHANTVETILGPLSWEPNGEPKGSFMLAQWQSGKVEVIAPPALATTTNVVNPKPGWKAAR, encoded by the coding sequence ATGAAGCGCAGCCGAGCCGCCAGTGCGCTGGCCGGGGTGGCGATCGCGACGCTGGCAGCCTGCGGGCAACCGCCGTCGGCAACGCGGGGAGGTGACATCGTCATCGGTGTCTCCCTCCCGCTGAGCGGAGACTTCGCCCAGCCTGGCGGCGAGGCCAAGCGTGGCTACGAGGTGTGGCGCGACCAGGTCAACGCCAAGGGTGGCGTGCTGGGCCGCAAGGTGCAGCTGAAGATCGTGGACGACGCCAGCAACCAGGACACCGTGGTCGCCGACTACACCAAGCTGATCACACAAGACCGGGTCGACCTCGTGCTCGGCACGTTCTCCTCGCTGCTCAACTACCCGGCCTCCGCGGTGGCGGAGAAGAACCAGATGGTCTTCATCGAACCGGCGGGCGGCTCCGCCAAGATGTTCCAGCGCGGTTTCAAATACCTGTTCTTCGCCCAGCCGGCCGCGGGCGGGCACCAGGCGGACGTCGTGGCGTCCTGGATCGGCTCGCTGCCGACGGCCCAGCGGCCGAAGACGGCGGCGTATCCCAGCCAGGACGACCCGTTCTCCAAGCCGGTCATCGACTCGCTGCGCACCCAACTCGAAGCGCTGGGCGTGCGCACCGTCCACACCTCGGTCTATCCGGGCGACACCACCAACTTCCAGACCCTGGCCGGAACGCTGGCCGCCGCGAAGCCGGACCTGATCGCGCAGGGCGCGGTCTTCGAGGACGGCGTGGGCCTGGTGCGCTCGCTCAAGCAGCTCGGCTACTCGCCGAAGATGCTGTTCCAGACCACCGCGCCCAGCAACGCCGGCCAGTACAGCGAGGGCGTGGGCGAGGCCAATACCGAGGGCGTCCTGTACACGGTGAGCTGGAACGAGAAGGCGGCGACCCCGCACAACGCCGAGTTCGCCGCCGCCTATCGCAAGACCTACGGCGGCCCGCCGAGCGAGGACGCGGCCGACGCGTTCGCCGCCGCGCAGGTACTGCAGACCGCGACCGAGAAGGTCGGCGCCGTCGACCAGGACAAGATCCGTGACTGGCTGCACGCGAACACGGTGGAGACCATCCTGGGTCCGCTGAGCTGGGAGCCGAACGGCGAGCCGAAGGGCTCGTTCATGCTCGCTCAGTGGCAGTCGGGCAAGGTCGAGGTGATCGCGCCGCCGGCGCTGGCGACGACGACCAACGTCGTCAACCCCAAGCCTGGCTGGAAGGCGGCGCGATGA
- a CDS encoding branched-chain amino acid ABC transporter permease, whose product MTQLLQAITLGLLIGGVYALMASGLTLIFGVMRIVNIAQGAFLVLVAMVTWWLWRETGLDPILVALLTTPLMAALGWAVHRLLISRIRDASPSTSVLLTFGLALVIEGLLSIVSGNKYRSATPSYFEESFKVGAVSLPKAQVFGFLAAMLVLCALYAVLTRTWTGRAIRAATQNPAGAALVGVGASGTAALAFALGTATTGVGGSILSVLYPFFPASHYEWISRLLGIVVLGGMGSLPGALVGAVVLGLAETLTATYGSLNWSTLVFYLVIMIVLLIRPQGLLGARLREDAA is encoded by the coding sequence ATGACCCAGCTGCTGCAGGCGATCACGCTCGGCCTGCTGATCGGCGGCGTGTACGCGCTGATGGCCTCGGGGCTCACGCTCATCTTCGGCGTCATGCGGATCGTCAACATCGCACAGGGCGCGTTCCTGGTGCTGGTGGCGATGGTCACATGGTGGCTGTGGCGGGAGACCGGCCTGGATCCGATCCTCGTGGCGCTGCTCACCACGCCGCTCATGGCCGCCCTGGGCTGGGCGGTGCACCGCCTGCTGATCTCGCGTATCCGTGACGCGTCGCCGTCGACGTCGGTGCTGCTGACGTTCGGGCTCGCGCTGGTGATCGAGGGCCTGCTGAGCATCGTCTCGGGTAACAAGTACCGATCGGCAACGCCGTCCTACTTCGAGGAGTCCTTCAAGGTCGGAGCCGTCTCGCTGCCCAAGGCCCAGGTGTTCGGCTTCCTGGCGGCCATGCTCGTGCTCTGCGCCCTGTACGCGGTGCTGACCAGGACCTGGACCGGCAGGGCGATCAGGGCCGCCACGCAGAACCCGGCGGGTGCCGCCCTGGTCGGGGTGGGCGCGTCGGGCACCGCCGCGCTCGCGTTCGCACTCGGCACCGCGACGACCGGGGTGGGCGGCTCCATCCTGTCGGTGCTGTATCCCTTCTTTCCCGCTTCGCACTACGAGTGGATCTCCAGACTGCTGGGGATCGTGGTGCTCGGCGGGATGGGCAGCCTGCCCGGGGCGCTGGTCGGCGCGGTGGTGCTGGGCCTGGCAGAGACGCTGACCGCCACGTACGGCTCGCTGAACTGGTCGACGCTGGTCTTCTACCTGGTGATCATGATCGTGCTGCTGATCCGCCCGCAGGGACTGCTCGGAGCCAGGCTTCGCGAGGACGCGGCATGA
- a CDS encoding pirin family protein: protein MPAITANTLTLPRVVVPDSAAAVQRPVRSVTTAPSDFEGEGFPVRRAFAGVSFADLDPFIHMDQMGEVEYAPGEPKGTSWHPHRGFETVTYIIDGIFDHQDSNGGGGTITDGDTQWMTAGSGLLHIEKPPEHLVVSGGLFHGIQLWVNLPRAHKFHPPRYQDIRGGEAKLLASADGGALLRVIAGELDGHQGPGITFTPITMVHATVSPGATLNVPWNPGFNALAYVLAGQGSVGADHAPIRKGQLAVFGPGGALTLAANPRQPQAEPNLEALLLGGQPIREPVVHYGPFVMNTRAEILQAMEDYQAGRLGVVPAERMPHTDREERP, encoded by the coding sequence ATGCCCGCCATCACCGCCAACACGCTGACGCTGCCCCGCGTGGTCGTGCCCGATTCCGCCGCGGCCGTCCAGCGCCCGGTCCGGTCGGTGACCACCGCGCCCAGCGACTTTGAGGGGGAGGGCTTCCCCGTGCGGCGTGCGTTCGCCGGGGTCTCCTTCGCCGACCTGGACCCCTTCATCCACATGGACCAGATGGGCGAGGTGGAGTACGCGCCCGGCGAGCCCAAGGGCACGTCCTGGCACCCGCACCGCGGCTTCGAGACCGTCACCTACATCATCGACGGGATCTTCGACCACCAGGACTCCAACGGCGGCGGCGGCACGATCACAGACGGCGACACCCAGTGGATGACTGCCGGCTCCGGGCTGCTGCACATCGAGAAGCCGCCGGAGCACCTGGTGGTGTCCGGCGGGCTGTTCCACGGGATCCAGCTGTGGGTCAACCTGCCGCGGGCGCACAAGTTCCACCCGCCGCGCTACCAGGACATCCGCGGCGGCGAGGCCAAGCTGCTCGCCTCGGCCGACGGCGGCGCGCTGCTGCGGGTGATCGCCGGCGAGCTGGACGGTCATCAGGGGCCCGGGATCACGTTCACCCCGATCACGATGGTGCACGCCACCGTCAGCCCGGGCGCGACGCTGAACGTGCCGTGGAACCCCGGCTTCAACGCGCTGGCCTACGTGCTGGCAGGCCAGGGCTCGGTGGGTGCCGACCACGCGCCGATCCGCAAGGGGCAGCTGGCCGTCTTCGGACCCGGCGGCGCGCTTACGCTGGCCGCGAACCCGCGCCAGCCGCAGGCCGAGCCGAACCTGGAGGCGCTGCTGCTCGGCGGGCAGCCGATCCGCGAGCCCGTCGTGCATTACGGGCCCTTCGTGATGAACACACGCGCCGAAATCCTGCAGGCGATGGAGGACTACCAGGCCGGACGCCTGGGCGTCGTCCCCGCCGAGCGGATGCCGCACACCGACAGAGAGGAGCGGCCATGA
- a CDS encoding FMN reductase has translation MKLVAVAAGLSTPSSTRLLADRLAEAARSELADQGHDVEIQVIELRELAVAIANNLVTGFPPRQLAAAIDAVTRADGLITVTPVFTASYSGLFKSFFDLIDPDALAGKPVLVAATGGTARHSLVLEHALRPLFTYMRAVVVPTAVYAASEDWGSGGDKYAEGLPARIRRAGREMAALMATRPAGATSHDDDTSFERQLSDLRFD, from the coding sequence ATGAAGCTCGTCGCCGTGGCCGCAGGGCTGAGCACACCGTCCTCCACACGTCTGCTCGCGGACCGTCTCGCAGAGGCGGCCCGCTCTGAACTCGCCGATCAGGGCCACGACGTGGAGATCCAGGTCATCGAGCTGCGGGAACTGGCTGTCGCCATCGCCAACAACCTCGTGACCGGCTTCCCGCCGCGACAGCTGGCCGCCGCGATCGACGCGGTCACGCGCGCCGACGGCCTGATCACCGTGACCCCGGTGTTCACCGCCTCATACAGCGGGCTGTTCAAATCCTTCTTCGACCTCATCGACCCGGACGCCCTCGCCGGCAAGCCGGTCCTCGTGGCGGCGACAGGAGGCACGGCCCGCCACTCACTCGTCCTGGAGCACGCCCTGCGCCCGCTCTTCACCTACATGCGCGCCGTCGTCGTCCCCACCGCCGTGTACGCGGCGTCCGAGGACTGGGGATCCGGCGGCGACAAGTACGCGGAGGGCCTGCCCGCGCGTATACGGCGAGCAGGCCGGGAGATGGCCGCCCTGATGGCCACCCGCCCAGCCGGCGCGACCTCCCACGACGACGACACCTCGTTCGAACGGCAGCTCTCCGACCTGCGCTTCGACTGA
- a CDS encoding LLM class flavin-dependent oxidoreductase: protein MQFGICTVGDVTTDPTTGRTPSEHERIKAMVAIALKAEEVGLDVFATGEHHNPPFVPSSPTTMLGYIAARTERLILSTATTLITTNDPVKIAEDYAMLQHLADGRVDLMLGRGNTGPVYPWFGQDIRMGIPLAVENYALLHRLWRQDVVDWEGRFRTPLQGFTSTPRPLDGVPPFVWHGSIRSPEIAEQAAYHGDGFFANNIFWPKEHFQRLIAHYRERYAHYGHGTPEQAIVGLGGQVFMRKNSQDAVREFRPYFDNAPVYGHGPSLEEFMDQTPLTVGSPQQVIDRTLTFREHFGDYQRQLFLMDHAGLPLKTVLEQLDILGEQVVPVLRAEFAKGRPSDVPDAPTYASLIAAAPSANGVTAA, encoded by the coding sequence ATGCAGTTCGGGATCTGCACGGTCGGCGATGTGACGACCGATCCGACCACCGGCAGGACGCCGAGCGAGCACGAGCGCATCAAGGCGATGGTGGCGATCGCGCTCAAGGCGGAGGAGGTGGGCCTGGACGTGTTCGCGACCGGCGAGCACCACAACCCGCCCTTCGTGCCGTCGTCGCCGACCACCATGCTCGGCTACATCGCGGCGCGCACCGAGCGGCTCATCCTCTCGACCGCCACGACACTGATCACCACCAACGACCCCGTGAAGATCGCCGAGGACTACGCGATGTTGCAACACCTGGCCGACGGGCGCGTCGATTTGATGCTGGGCCGGGGCAACACCGGACCGGTCTACCCCTGGTTCGGCCAGGACATCCGCATGGGCATCCCGCTTGCCGTCGAGAACTACGCGCTGCTGCACCGGCTGTGGCGCCAGGACGTCGTGGACTGGGAGGGCCGCTTCCGCACCCCGCTGCAAGGCTTCACCTCGACGCCCCGGCCGCTCGACGGCGTCCCGCCGTTCGTCTGGCACGGCTCGATCCGGAGCCCGGAGATCGCCGAGCAGGCCGCCTACCACGGCGACGGGTTCTTCGCCAACAACATCTTCTGGCCCAAGGAGCACTTCCAGCGCCTGATCGCGCACTACCGCGAGCGCTACGCCCACTACGGCCACGGCACCCCCGAGCAGGCCATCGTCGGGCTTGGCGGCCAGGTGTTCATGCGCAAGAACTCCCAGGACGCCGTACGGGAGTTCCGGCCCTACTTCGACAACGCCCCCGTGTACGGGCATGGCCCCTCGCTCGAGGAATTCATGGACCAGACCCCGCTCACAGTGGGCAGCCCCCAGCAGGTCATCGACAGGACCCTGACCTTCCGGGAGCACTTCGGCGACTACCAGCGTCAGCTCTTCCTCATGGACCACGCCGGGCTTCCGCTGAAGACCGTGCTTGAACAACTCGACATCCTCGGAGAGCAGGTCGTGCCCGTCCTGCGCGCCGAGTTCGCGAAAGGCCGCCCATCGGACGTACCAGACGCCCCCACCTACGCCTCGCTGATCGCTGCCGCACCCTCTGCAAATGGAGTGACGGCCGCATGA
- a CDS encoding M24 family metallopeptidase, translating into MTTPLPAPGHMGVDYEERVNFDRLRAYRLARAKAALEASECGAFLLFDFYNIRYTTQTWIGGALGDKMTRYALLTRGGSPMLWDFGSAARHHQLHSPWLDPADCRAGMLGLRGAIAPSAGLMEEAVRQIKGLLEDAGVAGEPVGVDLVEPPFLFEMERQGLRVVDAQQFMLDARQIKSADEIMLLTQAAAMVDGVYQDIVEALKPGIRENDIVALAAKRLYEMGSDQVEAVNAVSGERCNPHPHNFSDRLIRPGDQAFFDIIHSYNGYRTCYYRTFAVGSATPSQREAYARAREWMDASIAMIKPGVGTDQVAAVWPEATEFGFDNEMAAFGLQFGHGLGLGLHERPIISRLNSMREPIELQPGMVFALETYCPASDGFSAARIEEEVVVTEDGARLLTLFPAQDLVVANPY; encoded by the coding sequence GTGACCACTCCGCTGCCCGCGCCCGGGCACATGGGCGTCGACTACGAGGAGCGGGTGAACTTCGACCGGCTGCGCGCGTACCGGCTGGCCAGGGCCAAGGCGGCACTGGAGGCCAGCGAATGCGGCGCGTTCCTGCTCTTCGACTTCTACAACATCCGCTACACCACCCAGACCTGGATCGGCGGCGCGCTCGGCGACAAGATGACCAGGTACGCCCTGCTCACCAGGGGCGGCTCGCCGATGCTGTGGGACTTCGGCTCCGCCGCGCGGCACCACCAGCTACACAGCCCGTGGCTCGATCCGGCCGACTGCCGCGCGGGCATGCTCGGCCTGCGCGGCGCGATCGCGCCGAGTGCCGGGCTGATGGAAGAGGCTGTCCGCCAGATCAAGGGCCTGCTGGAGGACGCGGGAGTGGCGGGCGAGCCGGTCGGCGTGGACCTGGTCGAGCCGCCGTTCCTGTTCGAGATGGAACGCCAGGGCCTTCGTGTCGTGGACGCCCAGCAGTTCATGCTGGACGCCCGGCAGATCAAGTCCGCCGACGAGATCATGCTGCTCACGCAGGCCGCCGCCATGGTCGACGGCGTCTACCAGGACATCGTCGAGGCGCTCAAGCCGGGGATCAGGGAAAACGACATCGTCGCCCTGGCCGCCAAGCGGCTCTACGAGATGGGCTCCGACCAGGTCGAGGCGGTCAACGCGGTCAGCGGCGAACGGTGCAACCCGCACCCGCACAACTTCTCCGACCGCCTGATCCGCCCCGGCGACCAGGCGTTCTTCGACATCATCCACTCCTACAACGGCTACCGGACCTGCTACTACCGCACGTTCGCCGTGGGCAGCGCGACGCCGAGCCAGCGCGAGGCGTACGCCAGAGCGCGCGAGTGGATGGACGCGTCCATCGCCATGATCAAGCCTGGCGTGGGCACCGACCAGGTGGCCGCCGTCTGGCCCGAGGCCACCGAGTTCGGGTTCGACAATGAGATGGCGGCCTTCGGGCTGCAGTTCGGCCACGGGCTCGGGCTCGGGCTGCATGAGCGGCCGATCATCTCCCGGCTCAACAGCATGCGGGAGCCGATCGAGCTCCAGCCGGGGATGGTGTTCGCGCTGGAGACCTACTGCCCGGCGAGCGACGGGTTCTCCGCGGCCAGGATCGAGGAGGAGGTCGTCGTCACCGAGGACGGCGCCCGCCTGCTCACCCTCTTCCCGGCCCAGGACCTGGTCGTCGCCAACCCCTACTGA